One genomic window of Bactrocera dorsalis isolate Fly_Bdor chromosome 4, ASM2337382v1, whole genome shotgun sequence includes the following:
- the LOC105226162 gene encoding GDP-fucose protein O-fucosyltransferase 2, giving the protein MWRFLFVSNCVVLLSLAASSDIVDYVSNSCDKHQYIFHLTDILSTRQKCPQSIAKMPNTIYLLYDVNPPEGFNLRRDVYIRLAVFVRQLASRKPFQNVRLVLPPWRRLTHWKSSHLQQHSLPWEHFFDIESMRRYAPVLDFPEFLTEIAQFGLQEPPYVQVQQVFQLMNFEYMFEQDVFHEKFEFESDCRKEQHLQGYLLQQPMLLDNDFVCVRYQGSVNLLERLLRQQLKNSVGQAANDVKVYAILNAEIVLHDQWGDKEFWRARRSMRFAEPLQQIAEKYRARVLNSHKVDELVQRPPMWESERVYREAVGGDYLAVHFRRGDFVHWRQRSTPTLKSAATQIREQLHLLNLTTVYIATDTTAMELTNLKAYLQRVRVRRFTPESLTQKALIKDGGHAIVDQIICAHARHFIGTFESTFSYRIYEEREILGFPKHTTFNTLCKYATLEDCEKNSVWPIVY; this is encoded by the coding sequence ATGTGGCGTTTTCTATTCGTATCCAACTGTGTGGTTTTATTATCCTTAGCGGCGAGCAGCGATATAGTAGACTACGTTTCCAATAGCTGCGATAAACATCAATATATATTCCACTTGACTGACATTCTTTCCACCCGTCAAAAATGTCCACAATCAATAGCTAAAATGCCAAACACCATTTATCTGCTTTACGACGTAAACCCGCCGGAAGGTTTCAATTTGCGTCGTGATGTCTACATACGTTTAGCGGTATTCGTTCGCCAGTTAGCTAGTCGCAAACCTTTCCAAAATGTGCGTTTAGTGCTGCCACCTTGGCGACGGCTAACTCATTGGAAATCTAGTCATTTGCAACAACATAGCCTGCCCTGGGAGCATTTTTTTGATATCGAAAGTATGCGACGCTATGCACCTGTGCTCGACTTTCCTGAATTTTTAACAGAGATCGCCCAGTTCGGTTTACAAGAGCCACCTTACGTACAGGTACAACAAGTGTTCCAACTAATGAACTTCGAATACATGTTCGAACAAGACGTTTTCCATGAGAAGTTTGAATTCGAGAGCGATTGCCGAAAGGAACAGCACCTGCAAGGTTATCTGCTACAGCAGCCAATGCTGCTTGATAACGATTTTGTCTGCGTGCGCTATCAAGGGAGTGTGAATTTACTCGAACGTTTGCTTCGTCAACAATTGAAAAACAGCGTAGGACAGGCGGCAAACGATGTCAAAGTGTACGCCATACTCAACGCAGAGATTGTGCTGCATGATCAGTGGGGCGATAAGGAATTTTGGCGCGCGCGTCGATCAATGCGGTTCGCAGAACCACTACAACAAATAGCTGAAAAGTACCGGGCACGTGTGCTAAATTCACATAAAGTCGATGAGCTCGTACAGAGACCGCCGATGTGGGAGTCTGAACGTGTATACCGTGAAGCAGTGGGCGGCGACTATTTAGCGGTACATTTTCGACGTGGTGACTTTGTGCATTGGCGGCAAAGAAGCACGCCCACATTAAAGTCGGCCGCCACACAAATACGCGAACAACTGCATTTACTCAATCTAACCACTGTCTATATAGCCACCGACACCACTGCTATGGAGTTGACCAATTTGAAGGCGTACTTGCAGCGTGTACGCGTGCGTCGCTTCACACCGGAATCGTTGACACAAAAAGCACTCATTAAGGATGGTGGCCACGCAATAGTAGACCAAATAATATGTGCACACGCACGACACTTCATCGGCACTTTTGAAAGCACATTCAGTTATCGTATATATGAAGAGCGAGAAATATTAGGATTTCCCAAACATACAACCTTTAACACGCTCTGCAAGTATGCAACACTTGAAGATTGCGAAAAGAATTCGGTTTGGCCGATAGTCTACTAA
- the LOC105226159 gene encoding protein prenyltransferase alpha subunit repeat-containing protein 1 isoform X1, whose protein sequence is MDLVAENENEVLCEKIINDIQAVFLKDPDLSTFEIIPTILNRNKTPVVHAEHHLGLESWCVKHVYDHAHKAIIGYRRQHQSRYLQHSDVLLKYLNVALLINTDVATFWNIRRQMVQTNHLKINCEFKFSALILSKKPKSSEAFAYRRWLYSFQSHDAIDWPSEFGICDRCADRSANNYHAWTHRQWVLQNAPDLIRSELMITEKFMRKHISDYSSYHYRQTLIERAYELCYYESNELEHLHNLKDLISYYLEDDLEILSTADVLQILLPGVDRAAVGEPRLSSFLYCCNLAAHDIRLCDDQKNMYGERESFENHRRSSLRFIVENCVRLLLGELPGLYLTPRTYGQLQEFNAALKKFDYATNAFLSALKRSEGLLGDSHRKWCTIFLGFNYA, encoded by the exons ATGGATTTAGTtgcagaaaatgaaaatgaggTGTTATGCGAGAAAATTATTAACGACATACAAGCGGTGTTTCTCAAGGACCCAGACCT ctcAACATTTGAAATCATACCGACCATTTTGAATCGCAATAAAACGCCTGTGGTGCATGCCGAACATCATCTGGGCCTGGAGTCGTGGTGCGTGAAACACGTATACGATCATGCGCACAAGGCTATAATTGGATATCGGCGCCAACATCAATCACGCTATTTGCAACACAGTGATGTGCTGCTGAAGTATCTGAATGTGGCGCTGCTAATTAATACGGATGTGGCCACATTCTGGAATATACGCCGCCAAATGGTGCAGACGAAtcacttgaaaataaattgcgAATTCAAATTCTCCGCGCTCATATTGTCGAAGAAGCCCAAATCTAGCGAAGCCTTCGCATATCGACGCTGGTTGTATTCGTTTCAGA GTCACGATGCTATCGACTGGCCCAGTGAGTTTGGCATTTGTGACCGTTGCGCCGATCGCAGCGCAAATAATTACCACGCGTGGACGCATCGCCAGTGGGTGCTACAGAATGCGCCCGATCTAATACGCTCCGAATTGATGATTACGGAAAAGTTCATGCGCAAACACATCAGCGACTACAGCAGCTATCATTATCGCCAAACGCTGATTGAGCGCGCCTACGAATTGTGCTATTACGAATCAAATGAGCTCGAACATTTACATAATTTGAAAGATTTGATCAGCTATTATCTGGAAGATGATTTGGAAATACTGAGCACAGCCGATGTGTTGCAAATATTGTTGCCCGGTGTCGATCGGGCAGCTGTAGGCGAACCACGGCTCAGCTCCTTTCTCTATTGTTGCAACTTGGCTGCGCATGATATACGTCTGTGTGACGATCAGAAGAATATGTATGGCGAGCGTGAATCTTTTGAGAATCATAGACGCTCGTCGTTGCGTTTCATTGTGGAGAATTGTGTACGTTTGTTGTTGGGCGAATTGCCCGGTCTGTATTTGACGCCGCGCACGTATGGGCAACTGCAGGAGTTCAATGCAGCGTTGAAGAAGTTCGATTATGCCACCAATGCATTTTTGTCGGCGCTTAAGCGTTCGGAGGGTCTGCTGGGTGACAGCCATCGCAAATGGTGTACCATTTTTTTGGGCTTTAATTATGCGTAA
- the LOC105226160 gene encoding actin-related protein 6: protein MDAVVLDNGAYTAKIGLSTQDDPSVVPNCIMKAKAERRRAFIGSQIDECRDASGLFFILCFQKGYLLNWDIQKTVWDHIFSNEGTGISLEDRPIVITEPQLNFPSIQEAMMEILFEEYHCSGVHKCTTAELAAYNYAAESEESPLQALNCVVIDVGYSFTHVVPFVRGRRMERGIRRVEVGGKVLTNHLKELISYRHLNMMDESYVVNQMKEDVCFVSQDFKDDMRVHTAAEKRAEVVVEYVLPDFTTVKRGFIRNKGNKEKESEKEDKDRNEESDQQSVRLCNERFTVPELLFNPSDVGIQQVGIPEAVIDCLKDCPVYSHSELLRNILIIGGSSLFPGFIPRLKAEIRALAPDDLEVSLIFPDDPISYGWYGGKELAGSDGFKDMLLTRDKYEENGYSACNGK from the coding sequence ATGGATGCCGTTGTATTGGATAATGGTGCTTACACTGCCAAAATAGGTTTATCAACACAAGATGATCCGTCTGTAGTACCCAACTGTATTATGAAGGCAAAAGCGGAACGAAGGCGTGCATTTATCGGTAGCCAAATTGACGAATGCCGGGATGCTTCCGGACTATTTTTTATACTGTGTTTTCAAAAGGGATATCTTCTTAATTGGGATATTCAGAAGACCGTTTGGGATCATATATTTAGCAATGAAGGAACCGGTATTTCTTTGGAAGATCGTCCTATAGTAATAACTGAACCACAACTAAATTTCCCTAGTATACAAGAAGCTATGATGGAAATACTCTTCGAGGAATATCATTGCTCCGGAGTGCACAAATGTACTACCGCTGAGTTGGCAGCATATAATTACGCCGCGGAAAGTGAAGAAAGCCCTTTGCAAGCTCTGAATTGTGTTGTTATAGACGTTGGGTATAGTTTCACTCACGTAGTTCCATTTGTACGAGGGCGTCGCATGGAACGTGGCATACGGCGTGTCGAAGTTGGCGGCAAAGTGTTGACGAATCACTTAAAAGAACTTATTTCTTATCGACATTTAAATATGATGGACGAGTCTTATGTTGTTAATCAGATGAAAGAAGACGTTTGTTTTGTATCACAAGATTTTAAGGATGACATGCGTGTGCACACAGCTGCCGAAAAGCGGGCAGAAGTAGTAGTAGAATATGTACTGCCTGATTTTACAACAGTTAAACGTGGCTTTATACGCAATAAAGGAAACAAAGAGAAAGAGTCTGAAAAGGAAGATAAAGATAGGAATGAGGAAAGCGATCAACAGTCGGTGCGACTTTGCAACGAACGTTTCACTGTGCCCGAACTGCTTTTTAATCCTAGCGATGTGGGAATACAACAAGTTGGCATTCCGGAAGCTGTAATTGATTGTCTCAAAGATTGTCCCGTTTATTCACACAGCGAGTTACTACGAAATATACTAATAATCGGTGGAAGTTCGCTTTTCCCGGGATTTATACCGCGTTTAAAAGCCGAAATTCGGGCGTTGGCACCTGATGATTTAGAAGTTTCATTGATTTTCCCTGATGATCCCATCTCTTATGGTTGGTATGGTGGTAAAGAATTGGCCGGTAGTGATGGTTTTAAAGACATGTTGCTTACCAGAGACAAGTATGAAGAGAATGGCTATTCAGCTTGCAATgggaaataa
- the LOC105226161 gene encoding iron-sulfur cluster assembly 1 homolog, mitochondrial: protein MSTKVVATATVRALKGRKLLPTRAALILTNSAVNRIKELLKDKPEFTGLKVGVRQRGCNGLSYTLDYAKEKDKFDEEVVQDGVKVYIDKKAQLSLLGTEMDFVESQLSSEFVFNNPNIKGTCGCGESFSF, encoded by the exons ATGTCAACAAAAGTGGTGGCTACGGCGACGGTGCGTGCACTGAAAGGACGCAAATTGTTGCCGACAAGGGCAGCTCTTATACTG aCAAATTCCGCAGTAAACCGCATTAAAGAATTATTGAAAGATAAACCGGAGTTT ACAGGTTTAAAGGTAGGAGTGCGGCAGCGTGGATGCAATGGGCTTTCCTACACACTAGACTATGCAAAAGAAAAAG ATAAATTCGACGAAGAAGTAGTACAAGATGGTGTCAAAGTGTATATTGATAAGAAGGCTCAATTGTCCCTACTGG GCACCGAAATGGATTTTGTTGAGTCCCAACTATCCAGCGAGTTCGTTTTTAACAATCCCAATATAAAAGGTACGTGCGGATGTGGCGAATCATTTAGCTTCTAA
- the LOC105226165 gene encoding NADH dehydrogenase [ubiquinone] iron-sulfur protein 4, mitochondrial — protein MSFVRQILAKTPQGVHWAKTVSNSSRCMSSVGSRDAPPIDVSQVIAQPEELERKRKLSGAITVPTKVDLSPISGVPEEHVKTRRVCIHLPPKNAMQSGTDNLNHWVIEFDNRERWENPLMGWTSTGDPLSNMEVTFGSKEEAIEHCERNGWRWFIDAEEKPKVERVKNYGLNFHWNRRTRTSTK, from the exons ATGTCCTTTGTGCGTCAAATTTTAGCTAAAACTCCCCAGGGAGTTCACTG GGCAAAAACAGTCAGCAACAGTAGTCGCTGCATGTCGTCCGTGGGTTCACGCGATGCCCCACCAATCGATGTGTCTCAAGTAATCGCACAACCTGAGGAATTGGAGAGGAAACGGAAACTTAGCGGAGCTATCACAGTGCCCACAAAAGTCGATCTTAGCCCTATAAGTGGAGTGCCAGAGGAACATGTGAAAACACGTCGTGTATGCATTCACTTGCCACCCAAAAATGCTATGCAAAGTGGTACTGATAATTTGAACCATTGGGTGATTGAGTTCGACAACCGCGAACGATGGGAAAATCCATTAATGGGCTGGACCTCAAC CGGCGATCCATTATCGAATATGGAAGTCACATTTGGTTCCAAGGAAGAAGCTATTGAGCACTGTGAACGCAATGGTTGGCGTTGGTTTATTGACGCTGAGGAAAAACCAAAAGTAGAACGTGTTAAAAATTATGGCTTGAACTTCCACTGGAATAGGCGTACTCGCACATCGACGAAATGA
- the LOC105226163 gene encoding putative uncharacterized protein DDB_G0277255, translating to MNNRNKRARLELSLAPATIDAGTINSCSVNATDIASSIGGTPNIFLGNSSNASVNSTSSVNMLPTNVFLTICDENSDESQEYLAIGNTLTPIKQEHTDTLCSSSTQGTQTLPLQYRLVNQIQRQPHNIDNINNSSIVNNGATTTFNAALPMHLPNGCEIYIVKEYVDNVPTILTDESELLQGPTTPPANETTETIKLEPDSCVTSTACASTATSTTTINDVQILRNTPQHLINANKSANVTADGRANASRNTTSVASISVPDTQGNSTKRSCILEAYKKRDDKRRATHNEVERRRRDKINNWIFKLKEMLPTDGINNNNNNNQQIGMVEQLTTKTITNTNPSNNNSNSSNRTPPNDSKSQILIKACEYIKTMQDEIKSLRECLSENENLRLSNQRLQNELTKLQRDHVANERANLHTRNFNNNFNITLNSLNSNNSNGSGGGGSASSSPGGTGNSIFAALNIPTHTSNANTFTKRELIIRDYVD from the exons ATGAATAATAGGAATAAGCGAGCACGGCTGGAGTTGTCTTTGGCACCGGCAACTATTGATGCTGGGACCATTAATAGCTGTTCTGTGAATGCAACTGATATAGCGTCCAGTATTGGTGGGACGCCAAA CATCTTTTTGGGCAATTCTTCGAACGCAAGTGTCAATAGCACTAGTTCGGTTAATATGTTACCCACAAACGTATTTCTTACAATCTGTGATGAGAACTCAGATGAATCGCAGGAATATCTGGCCATTGGCAATACCCTGACCCCAATTAAACAAGAACATACCGATACTTTATGCAGCAGTAGCACACAGGGCACACAAACCTTGCCATTGCAATATCGCCTTGTCAATCAAATACAACGTCAACCACACAATATCGATAATATTAACAACAGCAGCATCGTTAATAATGGTGCAACTACTACTTTTAATGCTGCGCTGCCAATGCATCTACCGAACGGTTGCGAAATTTATATAGTCAAGGAGTATGTAGACAATGTGCCCACCATTCTGACAGATGAAAGTGAGTTATTGCAAGGACCAACAACTCCGCCAGCGAACGAGACAACAGAAACAATTAAATTAGAGCCGGACTCTTGTGTAACGTCTACAGCATGTGCTAGTACTGCAACTTCCACTACCACCATCAATGACGTGCAAATTCTTCGTAATACACCACAGCACCTTATAAACGCTAATAAGTCGGCCAATGTCACTGCCGATGGGCGGGCAAATGCAAGTAGAAATACCACGTCAGTAGCAAGCATTAGCGTTCCAGATACACAGGGCAATAGTACAAAACGCAGTTGCATATTAGAGGCGTATAAAAAG cgAGATGATAAGCGACGTGCAACTCATAACGAAGTTGAACGACGGCGACGcgataaaataaacaattggaTTTTTAAACTGAAAGAGATGCTACCGACCGATGGcattaacaataataataataataatcaacaaattGGCATGGTGGAACAGTTGACAACAAAAACCATTACTAACACTAATcctagcaataacaacagcaacagcagcaatcgAACGCCGCCCAATGATTCCAAGTCACAAATACTAATCAAAGCTTGCGAGTATATCAAAACCATGCAGGACGAGATAAAGAG TCTGCGTGAGTGCCTTAGCGAAAATGAGAACCTTCGTCTGAGTAATCAGCGTTTACAAAATGAGTTAACGAAATTGCAACGCGACCATGTAGCGAACGAAAGGGCCAATTTGCACACGCGCAATTTCAATAACAATTTCAATATAACCTTAAACAGTTTAAATAGCAATAATAGCAATggcagtggtggtggtggcagcGCCAGCAGTAGCCCTGGTGGCACTGGCAACAGCATTTTCGCCGCCCTCAATATACCAACACACACAAGCAACGCGAATACGTTCACGAAACGCGAGTTAATCATACGCGATTATGTTGATTAG
- the LOC105226159 gene encoding arginine/serine-rich coiled-coil protein 2 isoform X2 gives MLKKEMYEPDKEFTPVSSDNTLTAFIDESKSRLRKIFKRLEWNFEPDIAGNTALRNQKQNDIQLGIDFEPQFPPSCASGNFTITDVEELRKVLGVPDKDVPKRFSDLQLNFSRTEKLSLYEHIIANTKKYTEPEITVQSQGEGSLTFAEIVAQKKRETKKRRRHRRSKPTHIEEVRAVVDLQMQSLQQYLKDKESEERMNQLIINEKYKPRSDRDGKSVRDSSGRIHTPVIIRNKHRSRSRSRGYECKSHKKNSYRSRSRSNHRRSKKSRRDLSSSKSRRHRNRSRSRSKSGRKIHERHSRSRSPLHRSNTNRNKHYYRQRE, from the exons ATGTTGAAAAAAG AAATGTATGAACCAGATAAAGAATTCACACCTGTGTCCAGCGATAACACACTTACGGCATTCATCGATGAGAGCAAATCCcgattaagaaaaatttttaaacgtcTTGAATGGAATTTTGAACCG gatattgCCGGGAACACTGCTTTGAGGAATCAAAAACAAAACGACATACAACTGGGGATTGACTTCGAACCGCAATTTCCTCCAAGCTGTGCTTCTGGCAATTTCACTATTACCg acgTTGAGGAGTTGCGAAAAGTTTTAGGCGTTCCGGATAAAGATGTTCCTAAAAGATTTTCAGACTTGCAGTTAAATTTTTCACGGACGGAAAAACTATCTCTATACGAACATATTATAGCAAACACCAAGAAATATACAGAACCAGAAATAACAGTTCA ATCTCAAGGTGAGGGTTCGTTGACATTCGCCGAAATTGTGGCACAAAAGAAGCGAGAGACCAAAAAACGTCGACGGCATCGGCGAAGTAAGCCAACACATATTGAAGAAGTTCGCGCTGTTGTAGATCTGCAAATGCAATCTTTACAGCAATATCTCAAAGACAAGGAGTCGGAGGAGCGTATGAACCAGTTGAttataaacgaaaaatataagCCAAGAAGTGATAGAGATGGTAAATCCGTACGCGATAGCAGTGGTAGAATTCACACACCTGTAATAATTCGCAATAAACACCGAAGCAGAAGTAGAAGCAGAGGTTATGAATGCAAAAGTCATAAGAAAAACAGTTATAGAAGCCGTAGTAGGAGCAATCATCGCAGGAGCAAGAAATCTCGAAGGGATCTTAGCAGCAGTAAAAGCAGAAGACATCGGAACAGAAGCAGAAGCAGAAGCAAGAGTGGAAGAAAAATTCATGAACGGCACAGTAGAAGTCGCAGCCCGCTACACAGAAGCaatacaaatagaaataaacatTATTATCGCCAAAGGGAATAG
- the LOC105226166 gene encoding leucine-rich PPR motif-containing protein, mitochondrial — protein sequence MSVRLLNATSKLQRLSNINKRFGFHPILAKTGYATGTTQKLLKQPVFCRNNAPCYQWDSLQHPIYSGYSTAARTTTAPKTPVVTVLLEKIMAVHQNTGQLNFELCDKIITQLEKNPNVYNQLLGDEQAHFLLRASGTEMPARPSSTRLELFQRLWSYLSQHDQLNASHYITWLHVLQHNRMPCDDFKKLLEEFNKLNVNNEYALSDIYAELLDTACGAGDMHQATALLAEMRTHDFPLTERHFNSLLWGHSQNHDLAGCHSVLDNMNAAGITPSAETYSLMVSAYLENDATAKASEVLSRFHGQFNAAQVVRMLRSFLHIQAPQNEELIKQLVHELPKDFTAGTEVPMPLRHLCVELLHNGNLTTVKAIIFNLPTPRFNENQSIDTFGAFLLQELFRTKYSATEIIGIAKKLQDSDKNTRALHLATEIALRRNAESAIPFLQSLAQQEPLRPHYFWPLLLQSHEQSGEAGLLSVLKQMNSLNVTCDRETIALYVLPNLPITLQQPEKAIKALDEAGAKPSLVLIEIVMYLLLRQRFDAAHDLLELYPTKITVEQLVPTLSNATVNVRATKRYQQFAKLLAVLSKKSENRKVDWIGQLLLSMVQGQLRLRSDLKALQRFVDEIAKFGLAISPAAANTIITTLEEQMNKDENLAKLKEALRKITDQNVTLMQSVGTAGSNASSTFVKHPRDMTLEELECHLIELEGKGMNTRGLLRRLLQLCVRDGRLERALEIKAKCDQLQVQVSAGMLASTLDLYIKINDLPNAEKCLQRLQEEFPSFSLDEHKFIDFAALLVHHNQLERAKQLLEKRATTQRVNGGDYVVKNVWNFLTNVAQLAAQMPALEPERNLTREHFHFLQKLRYCNAHNTVLGPIVRERLLRGDIKGAVGDFKKLAELYKHTPLQFELLSLLVRLSNGHEPEVTQYGGVSGEEAQQALSEVTSAISKVHGTLNMNSGLLLAFAESGTDNQLRRLLINPEFRINEALLLKNCEYLGEEGAMNTLLRLARGARGFGRVIDEQNIYNMLLTHFAKANNYQAALDLYERLEADDELKISQDFLRNLVQLLRVNNVEIPSRVALRAQIM from the exons atgaGTGTACGATTGTTAAATGCGACCAGCAAATTACAGCGATTGAGTAATATCAATAAACGCTTCGGGTTTCATCCAATTTTGGCTAAGACAGGTTATGCAACAGGAACAACCCAAAAACTGTTGAAACAACCAGTTTTTTGCAGAAATAATGCGCCATGCTATCAATGGGATAGTCTGCAACATCCAATTTACAGTGGCTATTCTACTGCAGCTCGAACAACAACTGCGCCAAAAACGCCTGTAGTCACAGTGCTATTGGAGAAAATAATGGCAGTACACCAAAACACAGGTCAACTTAACTTCGAGCTATGCGACAAAATCATCACGCAGTTAGAAAAGAACCCAAATGTTTACAATCAACTTCTGGGTGATGAACAGGCACATTTTCTACTTCGTGCTTCCGGTACCGAAATGCCAGCTCGTCCAAGTAGCACCCGTTTGGAGCTTTTTCAGCGATTGTGGTCTTATTTGTCACAACATGACCAGTTAAACGCATCTCATTACATAACTTGGCTGCATGTCCTGCAGCACAATCGTATGCCATGCgatgattttaaaaaattgctcgaagaatttaacaaattaaatgtaaataatgaaTACGCGCTGTCCGATATTTATGCAGAACTATTGGATACGGCTTGTGGAGCCGGGGATATGCATCAAGCAACAGCGCTGCTTGCGGAAATGCGTACACATGACTTTCCGCTAACTGAACGTCATTTTAATTCGCTATTATGGGGCCACTCACAAAATCATGATCTGGCTGGATGCCACTCGGTGCTCGACAACATGAATGCTGCTGGTATCACGCCCAGCGCAGAAACTTACTCCTTAATGGTGTCTGCATACTTGGAAAATGACGCCACCGCAAAAGCATCGGAAGTGTTGAGTCGATTTCACGGACAATTCAACGCGGCACAAGTAGTGCGTATGCTAAGGAGTTTTCTGCATATCCAAGCGCCGCAAAATGAGGAACTTATAAAGCAGCTGGTACATGAATTGCCCAAGGATTTCACGGCAGGTACAGAAGTACCGATGCCACTACGTCACTTATGTGTGGAACTTCTACATAACGG AAATCTAACGACAGTGAAAGCCATCATCTTCAATTTGCCTACACCGCGCTTCAACGAAAACCAAAGCATCGACACCTTTGGCGCATTTCTACTGCAAGAACTCTTCCGCACTAAATACAGCGCCACAGAAATTATAGGGATAGCAAAAAAACTCCAGGATAGCGACAAGAATACACGtgcactgcaccttgccactgaAATAGCTTTGCGACGCAACGCCGAATCAGCCATACCATTCTTGCAGTCACTTGCTCAGCAGGAACCACTGCGCCCACACTATTTTTGGCCATTACTATTGCAAAGTCATGAACAATCGGGCGAAGCCGGTCTCCTAAGCGTATTAAAGCAAATGAACTCTCTAAATGTAACCTGCGATCGCGAAACTATCGCGCTGTATGTACTGCCCAATTTACCAATAACACTACAGCAACCCGAAAAAGCAATAAAGGCGCTTGATGAAGCAGGCGCCAAGCCTTCGCTGGTGTTAATTGAAATAGTCATGTATCTATTGTTACGTCAGCGATTTGATGCGGCGCATGATTTACTTGAGCTGTACCCAACCAAAATAACAGTTGAGCAATTGGTGCCAACGCTAAGCAATGCAACTGTCAATGTGCGTGCCACCAAGCGCTATCAGCAATTCGCTAAACTGCTGGCTGTCTTGTCAAAAAAGAGCGAAAATCGCAAAGTTGACTGGATCGGGCAGTTGCTTTTAAGCATGGTACAAGGACAGTTGCGTCTACGTAGCGATCTCAAAGCGCTACAACGCTTCGTGGATGAAATTGCCAAATTCGGGCTGGCAATATCGCCCGCAGCCGCCAACACCATAATAACAACGCTCGAGGAGCAAATGAATAAGGATGAGAATCTGGCTAAGCTGAAAGAAGCGTTGCGAAAAATTACCGATCAAAATGTGACGCTGATGCAAAGCGTTGGCACTGCTGGCAGCAACGCGAGCTCGACTTTCGTGAAGCATCCACGTGACATGACGCTCGAAGAGTTAGAATGCCATCTAATCGAATTAGAAGGGAAAGGCATGAACACGCGTGGACTGCTTCGCCGACTGTTGCAGCTTTGTGTGCGCGATGGACGTTTGGAACGCGCACTAGAGATCAAAGCCAAATGTGATCAACTGCAAGTGCAGGTCAGCGCTGGTATGTTGGCTAGCACGCTGGATCTATACATCAAAATCAATGATCTACCCAATGCCGAAAAGTGTTTACAGAGACTGCAGGAAGAGTTCCCAA GCTTTTCGCTGGACGAACACAAGTTCATCGACTTTGCCGCGCTGCTTGTACACCACAATCAGCTGGAGAGAGCGAAGCAATTGCTGGAAAAGCGCGCAACCACACAACGCGTCAATGGCGGCGACTATGTTGTTAAAAATGTTTGGAATTTTCTTACAAACGTCGCGCAATTAGCCGCACAAATGCCTGCGCTTGAACCGGAGCGCAACTTGACGCGCGAACACTTCCACTTTTTGCAGAAATTGAGATACTGCAACGCGCACAACACGGTCTTGGGCCCGATTGTGCGCGAGCGTTTGTTGCGCGGCGACATTAAGGGCGCCGTTGGCGATTTCAAAAAACTCGCCGAGCTCTACAAACACACGCCGCTGCAGTTCGAATTGCTCTCGCTGCTGGTGCGACTGAGCAACGGCCACGAACCAGAAGTGACGCAATATGGCGGTGTTTCCGGCGAGGAGGCACAACAGGCATTGAGCGAAGTGACCAGCGCCATCTCCAAAGTACATGGTACCTTGAACATGAACAGTGGGCTGCTGCTGGCCTTTGCCGAGTCCGGCACGGATAATCAGTTACGGCGACTGCTCATCAATCCAGAATTCCGCATCAATGAGGCTTTACTATTGAAGAACTGCGAGTACTTGGGCGAGGAGGGCGCTATGAACACGCTACTGCGTCTGGCGCGTGGCGCACGCGGCTTCGGACGAGTTATTGacgaacaaaatatttacaacatgTTGCTAACACACTTCGCGAAGGCGAATAATTATCAAGCAGCTTTAGATCTGTATGAGCGCCTTGAAGCGGACGacgaactgaaaatatcacaagaCTTCCTGCGCAATCTAGTACAATTGCTGCGTGTCAACAACGTAGAAATACCCAGCAGAGTGGCGTTGCGTGCGCAGATCATGTAA